From one Paenibacillus terrae HPL-003 genomic stretch:
- a CDS encoding TetR/AcrR family transcriptional regulator, whose product MARPKEFEVNEVLDKAIQLFWAQGYEKTSMQELVDFMGIHRRSIYDTFGDKHALFMKSLERYEAKQTQKINFMVERQKSVKELIRAMFESTLRNEGEPLGCFIVNSGVELGVLDPEVAHLVEESYSKTEELLAKLILEGQQTGEIKTNLEPKAISHYLMNAWLGLRTLVKTRTDQQKLTDIIDTTLAILD is encoded by the coding sequence ATGGCAAGACCCAAAGAATTTGAAGTTAATGAAGTATTAGATAAAGCGATACAACTTTTCTGGGCACAAGGTTATGAGAAAACTTCAATGCAAGAATTAGTTGATTTTATGGGCATTCACCGAAGAAGTATCTATGATACTTTTGGGGATAAGCATGCCTTATTTATGAAATCTCTCGAACGATATGAGGCTAAGCAAACCCAAAAAATCAACTTTATGGTTGAAAGGCAAAAATCAGTAAAGGAATTAATTCGAGCAATGTTTGAGTCGACATTGAGAAATGAAGGAGAACCTCTAGGGTGCTTCATCGTGAATTCAGGCGTGGAACTGGGCGTATTGGATCCAGAAGTTGCACACCTGGTAGAGGAGAGTTATTCCAAAACAGAGGAGTTATTGGCTAAACTTATTCTGGAGGGTCAGCAAACCGGTGAGATTAAGACTAATCTTGAACCAAAAGCTATTTCTCATTATTTAATGAATGCCTGGTTGGGACTGCGTACGCTGGTTAAGACAAGAACGGATCAACAAAAATTAACGGATATAATTGATACGACATTGGCCATTTTAGATTGA
- a CDS encoding SDR family NAD(P)-dependent oxidoreductase, translated as MNYTVITGASSGIGYETALAFAARGKNLILVARRLDKLEELKSTLQSSHPELDVIVRTSDLSVTDQAYTLYNDLKEYQIETWINNAGLGEGAFVADQNLEKVETMLRVNIESLTILSTLYVRDYADVEGTQLINVSSALGYAIAVGSVAYSASKYYVSAFTEGLAKELELKGAKLKAKVLAPAITETEFVKKSIDAEEFDYKANMPKYHTAKQMAGFMVDLYDSNDVVGIVDQNYDFKLRGPIYPVISEF; from the coding sequence ATGAATTACACAGTTATCACAGGAGCAAGTTCAGGTATTGGATATGAAACGGCATTAGCGTTTGCTGCACGTGGCAAAAACTTAATTCTGGTAGCTAGAAGATTGGACAAACTAGAAGAACTTAAATCAACGCTTCAGAGTAGCCATCCTGAGTTGGACGTTATTGTGCGTACAAGTGACTTATCGGTTACAGATCAGGCGTATACCCTGTATAACGATTTAAAGGAATATCAAATAGAGACCTGGATTAATAATGCGGGGCTTGGAGAAGGCGCCTTTGTAGCGGATCAGAATCTAGAAAAAGTAGAAACCATGTTACGTGTTAACATAGAATCCTTGACCATCCTTTCTACACTATATGTGCGAGATTATGCTGATGTAGAAGGAACTCAGTTAATTAACGTATCATCCGCACTCGGATATGCCATTGCTGTTGGTAGTGTTGCTTATTCTGCATCTAAATATTATGTTAGTGCCTTCACCGAAGGGCTTGCAAAAGAACTCGAACTGAAAGGGGCAAAACTGAAGGCAAAAGTTTTAGCACCAGCTATAACGGAAACGGAATTTGTGAAAAAATCAATAGATGCGGAAGAATTTGATTACAAAGCAAACATGCCTAAGTACCACACTGCCAAGCAAATGGCCGGCTTCATGGTGGATCTTTATGATAGCAACGATGTGGTAGGGATTGTAGATCAGAACTATGATTTCAAACTGAGAGGCCCAATCTATCCAGTAATCTCAGAATTTTAA
- a CDS encoding alkene reductase produces MEKLWSKTKIGKMELPHRLAMAPMTRSRSQEDGTPGELTSLYYAQRASMGLIITEGTQPSDDGQGYLWSPGIYTDKHIERWKKVTDAVHEAGGYMYIQLMHAGRMSHPDNTPHHRQPVAPSAIAPGVEMFTAKGMQDIPVPRELSKEDIQTTIADFRKAAAAAIKAGADGVEIHGANGYLINQFIGENSNTRTDEYGGSIENRARFAIEVTKAIVEEIGAERTGFRISPGTPLGGIQDGEQGPELYRYLVKELAQLDLAYLHVMHLGNEKLLQDIRSIWTNPLLVNRAGRALEDLSLDIDSGLADLVPVGVWSLANPDLVERLQKGAPLNEADPTTFFGLGSKGYTDYPTMEELESQEG; encoded by the coding sequence ATGGAAAAGTTGTGGAGTAAAACGAAAATTGGAAAAATGGAGTTACCTCATCGTTTAGCTATGGCACCAATGACACGTAGTAGATCGCAAGAAGATGGTACACCGGGAGAGCTAACTTCCCTTTATTATGCTCAACGAGCATCAATGGGACTCATTATCACGGAAGGTACACAACCTTCTGATGATGGTCAAGGGTACTTATGGTCACCTGGGATCTATACGGATAAGCATATTGAAAGATGGAAAAAAGTTACAGATGCAGTGCATGAAGCAGGTGGATACATGTATATCCAATTAATGCATGCTGGTCGCATGTCGCACCCAGACAATACACCACATCATCGTCAACCTGTTGCGCCATCTGCAATCGCGCCAGGTGTAGAAATGTTTACTGCTAAAGGTATGCAGGACATCCCCGTTCCGCGTGAGTTAAGTAAAGAGGATATTCAAACGACTATTGCCGATTTCCGAAAAGCAGCAGCAGCGGCTATTAAAGCAGGTGCGGATGGCGTTGAAATCCATGGAGCAAATGGCTATCTGATTAATCAATTTATCGGAGAAAATTCGAATACACGGACGGATGAATATGGGGGATCTATAGAAAATCGTGCTCGCTTCGCGATTGAAGTAACGAAAGCCATCGTCGAAGAAATTGGAGCAGAAAGAACAGGCTTCCGTATCTCGCCAGGGACACCTCTTGGTGGGATCCAAGATGGTGAACAAGGTCCTGAACTTTATCGTTATCTTGTAAAAGAATTAGCTCAATTGGATTTAGCTTACCTTCATGTCATGCATCTTGGAAACGAAAAACTGCTCCAAGACATTCGTTCAATCTGGACGAATCCATTGTTAGTCAATCGTGCTGGACGAGCTCTGGAGGATCTTAGCCTGGATATAGATAGTGGCCTAGCTGATCTGGTACCTGTTGGTGTATGGTCATTAGCCAATCCCGATTTAGTGGAAAGACTTCAAAAAGGTGCACCATTGAATGAAGCAGATCCGACAACATTCTTTGGTTTGGGAAGCAAAGGTTACACGGATTATCCTACGATGGAAGAATTAGAATCCCAAGAGGGGTAA
- a CDS encoding NADP-dependent oxidoreductase → MRAAQIQKYSKKIQVELNDVNIPQINSHEVLVKVKAAGVNPLDILNLNGSVRMIADYELPLTLGNELSGVIEAVGDDVLNFKVGDPVYTRLPLAKIGAFAEYAAVNEDALSIMPENLSFIEAAAVPLTALTAYQALHEVLDAQPNKKLFIPGGTGGFGAMAIPIAKSMGLYVITSGSERGRSRTLSIGADQFINYKAENYADILSDIDYVIDTLGTKEIKAELGILKPQGKLVSLKAGPNYRFAVDNHFPMWKKALFGLVGARLDSLARKNQNEYRFLFVQANGSQLQEITKLVEKENIKPSIDLTYTFDDINKALIKVSTGHSQGKVIVTF, encoded by the coding sequence ATGAGAGCAGCACAAATACAGAAATATTCAAAAAAAATCCAAGTGGAATTAAATGATGTTAACATACCACAGATCAATAGCCACGAGGTACTTGTCAAAGTAAAAGCTGCAGGTGTAAATCCACTGGACATTCTTAATTTGAATGGCAGCGTTCGGATGATTGCCGACTATGAGCTGCCATTGACTTTAGGAAATGAACTATCTGGCGTTATTGAGGCTGTTGGCGATGATGTTTTGAATTTTAAGGTTGGTGACCCTGTGTATACGAGGTTACCACTTGCTAAAATCGGTGCTTTTGCTGAATATGCGGCCGTGAATGAAGATGCTTTATCCATCATGCCTGAAAATCTATCTTTCATTGAAGCTGCTGCGGTACCCCTTACTGCCTTGACTGCTTATCAAGCGTTACACGAAGTGCTCGATGCTCAGCCGAATAAAAAGCTATTCATTCCTGGAGGAACCGGGGGCTTCGGCGCTATGGCAATTCCCATTGCCAAATCAATGGGGTTATATGTTATTACAAGTGGCAGTGAAAGAGGCAGATCACGTACACTGTCAATCGGGGCTGATCAATTCATAAATTATAAGGCAGAGAACTATGCTGACATACTGTCCGATATCGATTATGTGATTGACACCTTGGGTACCAAAGAGATCAAAGCTGAACTGGGCATTTTAAAACCACAAGGGAAATTGGTATCTTTGAAAGCCGGACCTAATTATCGCTTTGCGGTTGACAATCATTTTCCGATGTGGAAAAAAGCATTGTTTGGTTTAGTGGGTGCTCGCTTAGATTCTTTAGCACGTAAGAATCAAAATGAATATCGTTTTTTATTTGTGCAAGCCAATGGAAGTCAATTACAAGAAATCACTAAACTTGTTGAAAAAGAAAATATCAAGCCCTCTATAGATTTAACTTATACATTTGATGACATTAATAAGGCGTTGATTAAAGTGTCGACGGGCCACTCCCAGGGCAAAGTGATCGTGACCTTCTAA
- a CDS encoding TetR/AcrR family transcriptional regulator, giving the protein MARSKEFEESVVLDKAMRLFWEQGYEKTSMTDLVEHMGIHRGSLYDTFGDKHTLFLKAVELYDNKISTALAAGVKSSKTATEALQFIVGFLICEEENPASGCLMVNSTVELAARDADINKKSIEVFTTAEQLFKEIILWGQQDGEFTSEYDAGELAEFLHNVGVGLRVMARTSIAKEKLRRISNLSMQLLVK; this is encoded by the coding sequence ATGGCCAGAAGCAAAGAGTTCGAAGAGTCCGTTGTATTAGATAAAGCGATGAGACTTTTTTGGGAACAGGGCTACGAGAAGACATCCATGACCGATCTGGTCGAGCACATGGGAATCCATCGCGGAAGCTTGTATGACACATTTGGCGACAAACATACGCTGTTTCTAAAGGCAGTAGAGCTTTATGATAATAAAATTAGCACCGCACTTGCAGCAGGGGTAAAAAGCTCCAAAACTGCAACAGAAGCACTTCAGTTTATTGTTGGCTTCTTGATCTGCGAAGAAGAGAACCCAGCTTCCGGCTGCTTAATGGTGAATTCGACGGTGGAATTGGCGGCGCGTGATGCCGATATTAATAAAAAGTCCATTGAAGTGTTCACAACGGCAGAGCAACTATTCAAGGAAATTATTCTTTGGGGGCAACAAGACGGTGAATTCACTTCTGAGTACGATGCTGGGGAATTGGCGGAATTTCTGCATAATGTAGGGGTTGGGTTAAGGGTAATGGCAAGAACCTCGATTGCCAAAGAAAAACTTCGTCGTATATCTAACCTATCCATGCAGCTTTTAGTAAAATGA
- a CDS encoding SDR family NAD(P)-dependent oxidoreductase produces MRKTVLITGVSGGIGKELADRFAKGGHNIVLVARSEGKILELAQEYEGKYGIQATVIAKDVAAPGVPEEIFTELKEKGIIVDYLVNNAGFGLFGTFMETDMEQEVNMIDINIKALTVMTKLFLPDMIKRGQGGVMNVASLVGFFPGPMMSVYYATKAYVLSFTEALENEVSGTGVTVTALCPGLTSTGFVDRSGMGASKMLNGAIMEAGQVAEEGYRGFLRGKTLIMPGARNRFIAFMPRLLSRKMMTRIIRSSQDRTGH; encoded by the coding sequence ATGAGAAAGACAGTTCTTATCACAGGAGTATCCGGTGGGATTGGTAAAGAGTTAGCAGACCGTTTTGCCAAGGGTGGACATAATATTGTACTGGTAGCTCGCAGTGAGGGTAAGATTTTGGAGCTTGCGCAGGAGTATGAGGGGAAATATGGCATTCAGGCGACGGTTATTGCCAAGGATGTTGCAGCACCTGGGGTTCCGGAGGAAATTTTCACGGAGCTTAAAGAGAAGGGGATCATCGTTGACTATCTTGTCAACAATGCCGGCTTCGGTTTGTTTGGGACTTTTATGGAGACGGATATGGAGCAAGAAGTAAATATGATTGACATCAATATCAAGGCTCTGACGGTTATGACGAAGCTGTTCCTGCCGGATATGATCAAACGTGGGCAAGGCGGAGTGATGAATGTGGCTTCGTTGGTGGGTTTCTTCCCTGGACCTATGATGTCGGTTTATTACGCGACGAAGGCGTACGTGCTGTCATTTACCGAGGCTTTGGAGAACGAAGTAAGCGGCACAGGAGTTACTGTGACGGCACTATGCCCAGGGCTGACGTCAACCGGCTTTGTTGATCGTTCGGGTATGGGCGCCTCGAAGATGTTGAATGGTGCTATCATGGAGGCTGGGCAGGTGGCTGAAGAAGGGTACCGAGGCTTTTTGCGTGGCAAGACGTTAATTATGCCAGGTGCTCGAAACCGGTTCATCGCGTTTATGCCGCGGTTGCTTTCGCGTAAGATGATGACCCGTATAATTAGATCCTCACAGGACAGAACGGGACATTGA
- a CDS encoding SDR family NAD(P)-dependent oxidoreductase: MSAVELNVQDPASIKAVTNQLIEEYPDLNVLFNNAGIMFPDDPSDLMDEDNLVSSVTTNLQRFERNATCIIH; this comes from the coding sequence ATGTCCGCAGTGGAGCTGAATGTACAGGATCCTGCCAGCATAAAGGCGGTCACCAATCAGCTAATTGAAGAATACCCGGATTTAAATGTGTTATTTAACAACGCCGGCATCATGTTTCCCGATGACCCGTCAGACTTGATGGACGAAGATAATTTGGTTTCGAGTGTCACGACGAACTTGCAACGATTCGAGCGCAATGCCACTTGTATCATTCATTGA
- a CDS encoding bile acid:sodium symporter family protein, whose amino-acid sequence MLVTLNRRLNAAMPLITPTSILIGVLVGTSLSEYTELSPWLFAFMTFAGSISMGFKDFVHVIKHPGPLIACLFILHLAMPLLAMMLGHLAFGDDPYTITGLILGAAIPTGISSFVWVNIYKGNTALTLAIILIDTILAPFAVPGIMSLLIGADVQLDTWAMMQSLFWMIVVPSLIGMLLNEWTKGKIKQVWGPRLGPFSKLAMALVVMINGSVIAPYLVDFNLKLVGVCLSIIVLASTGYAIGYLISGLMRWNNADRTALVFNGGMRNISAGAVLAITYFPAPVALPVVLGMIFQQSTASLVGFLLSRRDRGKTKEKHSTASAS is encoded by the coding sequence ATGCTCGTAACGTTGAATCGAAGACTAAATGCAGCTATGCCGCTAATCACGCCCACCAGCATACTAATTGGCGTCCTGGTCGGTACGTCGTTGTCGGAATACACCGAACTCTCTCCCTGGCTGTTTGCGTTCATGACCTTCGCGGGCAGCATCAGCATGGGTTTCAAGGATTTTGTCCATGTGATAAAGCATCCCGGTCCGCTGATCGCCTGTCTGTTTATTCTTCATCTGGCCATGCCGCTTCTCGCCATGATGCTGGGGCATCTGGCTTTCGGCGACGATCCTTATACGATTACCGGGCTTATTCTTGGCGCAGCTATCCCTACGGGCATTTCCAGCTTCGTATGGGTCAACATCTACAAAGGCAATACGGCGCTGACATTGGCCATTATTCTGATCGATACGATTTTGGCTCCATTCGCCGTGCCCGGCATCATGTCCCTACTGATCGGAGCGGATGTGCAGCTTGACACCTGGGCGATGATGCAGAGCCTGTTTTGGATGATTGTCGTTCCTTCACTAATCGGTATGTTGTTGAACGAATGGACCAAAGGGAAGATCAAGCAGGTATGGGGGCCTCGGCTGGGCCCATTCTCCAAGCTGGCCATGGCTCTTGTCGTGATGATTAACGGATCTGTAATCGCACCTTATCTGGTCGATTTTAATCTTAAGCTCGTCGGAGTATGCCTGTCGATAATCGTCCTTGCTTCTACCGGATATGCGATTGGTTATCTGATCTCAGGGCTGATGCGGTGGAACAATGCGGACCGTACGGCGCTTGTCTTTAACGGCGGCATGCGCAATATCAGCGCGGGAGCCGTGCTTGCCATCACCTATTTCCCAGCCCCGGTAGCGCTGCCTGTTGTGCTCGGAATGATATTCCAGCAATCCACGGCATCTCTGGTCGGATTTCTGCTGAGTCGTCGCGACCGCGGCAAGACCAAGGAGAAGCACAGCACAGCCTCTGCCTCTTAA
- a CDS encoding AraC family transcriptional regulator: MNKKADGFEGEKLYVLPPYMLNKLKLNPLTRNLYITDIGCFSHARHHFRERTHGCDSHIFIYCARGKGWVRTEDNITISMTERSFAYIPRDMPHAYGADDEDPWTIYWFHLKGDQINDFMVLFEPFKTYVTMAASDEVKLLELFHQCYDLLLNKSYSIIHLVQVSQTVRYLLSFVLSVAFRKEDSTYQSHVDKATRYMSEQLESTVSLEELSRHVQVSKQHLNLIFKQSTGYSPVDYYLRMKIQRAGQLLDLTNASIKEISIQLGFRDPYYFSRLFKKIMGCSPLEYRNNLKG; encoded by the coding sequence ATGAATAAGAAAGCTGATGGATTTGAGGGTGAAAAGTTATATGTCCTTCCACCCTATATGTTGAATAAATTAAAATTGAATCCGCTTACACGTAATCTATATATTACGGATATAGGCTGCTTTAGCCATGCCCGCCATCATTTTCGCGAAAGAACGCATGGCTGTGACTCTCATATATTCATTTACTGCGCCCGCGGAAAAGGTTGGGTACGAACGGAGGATAACATAACCATCTCCATGACGGAACGAAGCTTTGCTTACATTCCCAGGGACATGCCGCATGCTTATGGGGCTGACGATGAAGATCCTTGGACTATTTACTGGTTTCATCTCAAAGGGGATCAAATTAACGATTTCATGGTATTGTTTGAGCCTTTTAAAACGTATGTAACGATGGCTGCCAGTGATGAAGTCAAACTACTGGAGCTGTTTCATCAGTGTTACGACCTTTTATTGAACAAATCATACTCCATTATACATTTAGTTCAAGTGTCGCAAACTGTTCGTTATCTGCTGAGTTTTGTTTTATCCGTTGCATTTCGCAAGGAAGACAGTACGTACCAGAGTCATGTTGATAAGGCAACACGTTATATGAGCGAACAATTGGAATCCACCGTTTCGTTGGAGGAGCTTAGCCGGCATGTTCAAGTATCCAAGCAGCATTTAAACTTGATATTCAAGCAATCAACCGGCTACTCTCCTGTCGATTACTATTTAAGAATGAAGATACAGAGGGCCGGTCAGCTTTTGGACTTAACGAATGCTTCTATAAAAGAAATTAGCATACAGCTCGGTTTTAGGGACCCTTACTACTTCTCCAGACTGTTCAAAAAAATAATGGGCTGCTCTCCTTTGGAATACCGAAATAATCTGAAGGGCTGA
- a CDS encoding DUF5107 domain-containing protein: MDLSNFDAKARVWEETVQIPTYGIGKPDKNPMFLEKRVYQGSSGRVYPHPVIDKIEDDKKLENYQLVFLENKYLRIEIMPELGGRIYRAVDKTNGYDFVYYNRVIKPALVGLLGPWISGGIEFNWPQHHRPNTYGPVEYKLEEHENGSATVWVSEIDRMFGTKVTAGFTLQPDKAYLKMGVQLYNRTAEPQTFLWWANPAVAVHDHTQSVFPPDVSAVFDHGKRDVSRFPIATGTYYKMDYSEGVDISRYKNIPVPTSYMAYKSDYNFIGGYDHMKQAGLLHVANHHISPGKKQWTWGNGEFGQAWDRNLTDEDGPYIELMTGVYTDNQPDFTWLQPYEEKSFSQYFMPYKHIGIVKNASIDAAISLDIDRSEGIAQIGVYVTSPFLKAAVELSSQRRMYIKESVDLDPRMAFVQKIDLLTEDEDYELCLTVKDAAGRELISYQPKKKEVEQMPAAAAPLPEPEELRTNEELYLAGQHLEQYRHATFEPEAYYLEGLKRDKNDSRINVAYGTLLLRRGLYSESEACFRRAISRLTWRNSNPYDGEAYYQLGLSLKHQGRIDEAFSAFYKSVWSAAWQDSGYFSLAQIATEKGNYEEALELVERSIIRNARNYKARNLKSAIFRKLGNYEAAIAFSKETITLDIADFGAYREQALSLEAFGLRSDAKTVFEELKKWMRGDVHNYIAIASDYAATGLYEDAAFVLEGAPVQAQTYPMLHYIQAFCYAKIGKLEQANRTLAQAAEAAPDYCFPNSLFELDVLQFAVRTKPEDGKAHYYLGNLLYDKKRHLDAIACWEASRSIDDTYPVVHRNLALGYFNKQGQIEKARHSLEQAFACNTSDARVLYELDQLYKKLNIKPDDRLNLLESYPGIVKLRDDLFLEYVTVHNTMKQHKIALSLLAGRTFHPWEGGEGKVTGQYRLAKIELAKSDLRSGRIEQAVRGLREALVYPENLGEGKLKGSQDNDIYYYLGCAYELLKLTDEATQAFSTASQGLEEPINAMYYNDQQPDMIFYQGLAWKKLGHVKEGNRRFNKLMDYAERHLFDTVKMDYFAVSLPDFLIFEDDLDIRNQIHCTYMKALGLLGLGRQDEAILHFESVLKLEANHQGALNHTDWEGSSNE; this comes from the coding sequence ATGGATTTGAGCAACTTCGATGCTAAGGCACGCGTGTGGGAGGAGACCGTGCAGATCCCTACGTACGGCATTGGCAAACCCGACAAAAATCCAATGTTTCTGGAGAAACGTGTCTACCAAGGAAGTTCCGGTCGAGTGTATCCACATCCGGTCATTGATAAAATTGAGGATGATAAGAAACTTGAAAATTATCAATTGGTTTTTCTGGAAAATAAATATTTGCGTATTGAGATCATGCCAGAGCTTGGAGGCCGCATTTATCGTGCGGTCGACAAGACTAACGGTTACGATTTTGTTTATTACAACAGGGTCATCAAACCAGCACTTGTTGGCTTGTTGGGACCATGGATATCGGGAGGCATAGAGTTTAACTGGCCGCAGCATCACCGTCCCAACACTTACGGACCGGTCGAATACAAGCTGGAAGAACATGAGAACGGTAGCGCGACGGTATGGGTGAGCGAAATTGACCGCATGTTCGGCACGAAAGTAACAGCTGGTTTTACACTTCAGCCGGATAAAGCCTACCTTAAAATGGGGGTCCAGCTATACAACAGGACTGCTGAGCCTCAAACATTTCTGTGGTGGGCCAATCCAGCCGTAGCGGTACATGATCACACTCAATCTGTTTTTCCTCCGGACGTATCAGCTGTGTTCGATCACGGAAAGCGAGATGTATCCCGTTTTCCAATCGCTACAGGCACTTATTATAAAATGGATTATTCTGAAGGCGTAGATATTTCCCGATACAAAAATATTCCTGTACCCACTTCATATATGGCCTATAAATCGGACTACAATTTCATAGGTGGTTACGACCATATGAAACAAGCCGGGCTTTTGCATGTGGCCAACCATCACATCTCTCCCGGGAAAAAGCAATGGACATGGGGCAATGGCGAATTCGGCCAGGCATGGGACCGGAATCTAACGGACGAAGACGGTCCTTACATCGAATTGATGACGGGGGTATATACCGATAACCAACCAGATTTTACTTGGCTTCAGCCGTACGAAGAAAAATCGTTCTCGCAGTATTTTATGCCTTACAAACATATTGGTATTGTCAAAAACGCTTCAATTGACGCAGCTATAAGTTTGGACATTGATCGCAGCGAAGGGATAGCACAGATTGGAGTCTATGTGACTTCGCCATTTCTTAAAGCCGCTGTGGAATTAAGTAGCCAGCGGAGAATGTATATTAAAGAATCTGTAGATCTGGACCCCCGTATGGCTTTTGTACAGAAGATCGATCTCTTGACTGAGGATGAGGATTATGAACTATGCTTAACCGTCAAAGACGCAGCAGGGAGGGAGCTGATTAGCTACCAGCCGAAGAAAAAGGAAGTTGAGCAGATGCCAGCTGCGGCAGCCCCCCTGCCGGAACCGGAGGAATTAAGAACTAACGAAGAATTGTATCTGGCAGGACAACACTTGGAGCAATACCGTCATGCTACCTTTGAACCCGAGGCGTATTATCTTGAGGGCCTGAAAAGAGATAAAAATGATAGCCGCATAAATGTGGCATATGGTACGTTGCTTCTTCGTAGAGGATTGTATTCAGAAAGCGAAGCGTGTTTCCGTAGAGCAATTTCGCGGTTAACCTGGCGCAACTCTAATCCCTATGACGGTGAGGCCTACTATCAGCTTGGTTTGTCACTTAAGCACCAAGGGCGGATTGATGAGGCGTTCTCTGCATTTTATAAATCAGTATGGAGTGCGGCATGGCAAGATAGCGGGTATTTCTCACTTGCGCAGATTGCGACAGAAAAAGGGAATTATGAAGAGGCATTGGAGTTGGTGGAGCGTTCAATCATCCGAAATGCTCGCAACTACAAAGCACGCAACCTTAAGTCGGCCATTTTTCGTAAGCTTGGCAACTACGAAGCGGCAATCGCCTTTTCCAAGGAAACGATTACGCTCGATATCGCCGATTTTGGAGCTTACCGTGAGCAAGCATTATCATTAGAGGCTTTCGGTTTACGATCTGATGCTAAAACGGTCTTCGAAGAGCTGAAAAAATGGATGCGTGGAGATGTACACAACTATATAGCCATAGCATCGGACTATGCGGCGACAGGACTCTATGAGGATGCGGCATTCGTGCTGGAAGGAGCTCCAGTGCAGGCGCAAACATACCCTATGCTTCATTACATTCAGGCCTTCTGCTATGCTAAAATCGGCAAGCTTGAGCAGGCGAACAGGACTCTCGCTCAGGCAGCCGAAGCAGCGCCTGATTACTGCTTTCCTAACAGTCTGTTTGAGTTGGATGTGTTGCAATTTGCAGTTCGAACAAAACCGGAGGATGGAAAGGCACATTATTACTTAGGCAATTTACTCTATGATAAGAAACGGCATTTGGATGCCATTGCTTGCTGGGAAGCATCTCGTTCCATTGATGATACCTATCCCGTCGTTCACCGTAATCTTGCTCTTGGATATTTTAACAAACAAGGCCAAATAGAGAAGGCTCGCCATTCGTTAGAGCAGGCCTTTGCATGCAATACATCAGACGCGCGTGTTCTTTATGAGCTTGACCAGCTTTATAAGAAGCTGAATATCAAGCCTGACGACAGATTGAACCTGCTGGAGAGTTATCCGGGGATCGTGAAGCTTCGCGATGATCTGTTTTTGGAATATGTAACCGTTCACAATACGATGAAGCAGCATAAGATAGCGTTGTCCTTGCTGGCAGGAAGAACATTTCATCCATGGGAAGGCGGAGAGGGTAAGGTAACCGGACAGTATAGGCTTGCCAAAATAGAGCTTGCCAAGTCCGACCTGAGGTCTGGACGGATTGAACAGGCTGTAAGAGGGCTGCGTGAGGCTTTAGTTTATCCAGAGAACCTTGGGGAAGGTAAGCTAAAGGGTTCCCAAGATAACGATATCTACTATTATTTGGGCTGCGCGTATGAGCTATTGAAATTAACAGATGAGGCAACGCAGGCCTTTTCCACGGCCTCTCAAGGACTGGAGGAACCCATCAACGCCATGTATTACAACGATCAACAGCCGGATATGATATTTTACCAAGGACTGGCCTGGAAGAAGCTTGGTCATGTGAAGGAAGGCAATCGCCGATTCAACAAGCTAATGGATTACGCTGAAAGACACTTGTTCGATACAGTGAAAATGGATTACTTCGCGGTTTCATTACCCGACTTTCTCATTTTTGAAGATGATTTGGATATTCGTAATCAGATCCATTGTACTTATATGAAAGCACTTGGTTTGCTTGGATTAGGGCGACAGGACGAAGCTATCCTGCATTTTGAATCTGTGCTTAAGCTGGAAGCTAACCACCAAGGAGCATTGAATCATACGGACTGGGAGGGGAGCTCAAATGAGTAA